The Longimicrobium sp. sequence CGTGTCCCGCGACCTGATTACGAAAGCGAGGATACCGTGCGTGATCCCGGTTTTGCGGCTCTGCTGAGCTTTTTCGTCCCCGGCCTGGGGCAGCTGTACAACGGCGCATGGTTCCGGGCGCTGTTCTGGTTCCTGTTCACCCCCGGCCTGTGGCTGGGAACGGGCGGGCTGCTGGGATGGGTGGCCCACGTGGTCGCCGCCATCACCGCCTACAACTACGCCAAGCGCCGCCCGTACCGCGACTTCTAGCGGCCGGACGGCGAGAGTGCGAAGGGGCGCATCCGGTTCACCCGGATGCGCCCCTTCGCATTCATGCCCAGTGGACTACAGCCCTTCCAGTCCCCCGCCGCCTCCGCCGAACAGCCCCGGCATCAACGCGGCCGCCATCCCGCCGACCACCGCGAAGAGCGCCAGGAAGATGATCATCAGGAGGATGTACGCGGGAATGGAGGCGATCATCACCTTCAGGATCAGCATCACCATCCGGCCGAACGGAATGTCGACCCCGGTGATGACCACCTGCTCCGGCCCGGTCCGCTGGACGCTCGCGTACGAGGCGGCGGCCGCGGGGCCCGGAGGCGGGCCGTGGCGCTGGCCGGGATTGGCCGCGCCGCAGACCGGGCAGACGGCGGCGGAGGGATCCACGGGGGTGCTGCACTGGCGGCAGGGTACGGTCATGGGCGTGTGGCGGAGGGGGTGAAGACGGCGCTCGCGCGCGTTTCGCGGAGCGCCGGGAAGGATAGGCCGTTCAGCCGCGGAGGGCGCGGCGGACGGCTTCGATCACGCGGGGAACCAGGGTGGCGGCGGGCTCCGGGACGTTGGCGCCGGCCGCCTTCACGTGCCCGCCCCCGCCGAACTCGCGCGCGATGCGGTTGACGTCGGCGGCGCCGTTGGAGCGGAAGGAGATCTTGGTTTCGCCGGGCGCGGTCTCCCGGAAGAGCAGCGCCACCTCCGTGCCCTCCATGGAGCGAACGTGCTCGATCAGCCCGTCGAAGTCTTCGCCGGAAACGCCCAGCCGCCGGGTGACCTCGTGCGGCACCACCATCCACCCCACGCGGTCGTCGCTTTCCAGGGTGGCCAGCGCCTCGCGCAGCAGCTCCAGCCGGCGGCGCGGCGCCGTGGCGAACAGGCGGCGGTACACCACCTCGGGGTCGATGCCCAGCGTCATCAGCTCGCCGGCCACCGCCAGCACCCGGGGCGTGGTGTTGCCGAAGCGGAACGACCCCGTATCGCTGACCAGCGCCACGTACGCGCCCAGCGCCGACGCCTGCGGCACGGCGTCGCCCGACAGCGTGATGATGTCGTACACCATTTCGCCGGTGGCGGCGGCGGTGGGGTCCTGCACGGCCACGTCGCCCACCACCTCGCTTCCCGCGGGGTGATGGTCCACCACCAGCGTGCGGTCGCGGGGAATGCGCTGCGCCAGCTTGCCGATGCGCTCCGGCTCGCTGGTGTCGAGCACCAGGAAAAGGTCGGCCTCGTCCAGGGCGGCCTCGGCCTCGGGGGTGCCCAGGTCGGCCACCACGTCCTGGCGGTGAAGCACGAAGCGCAGCGAGTCGGGAAAGGGCGTGGGGTTGACGATGGTGCAGCGGATTCCCCGCCCCTCCAGCCACGCCGCCAGCGCCGCCTGCGACCCGGCCCCGTCGCCGTCGGCGTGCACGTGCGTGTGAAGCGCCACGCTGCGGGCGCCCAGCAGCGGCTGCAGCAGCCGGCGCAGGGGAAAGGCGCGGGACTCGGGAACGGCCAGCAGCTCGGACATGGAAGTCGCGCACGCGGGGTTCGCGGGCGGCGCGCGGCCGCCCCGGAGCGGCACACTAACGTGCGCGGGGCCGGGGGCGCAATGCGGATGAACGGCGAGGGGCGCCTATGCTGGGCGCCGGAACGCGACGATTTTGGGAGGGGCTTCGAACGAATGCTTGACCGGAGCCGCACGCCGCTTACATTCATGCGCTTCAGCATCACCTACGCTGGATCGCGATTCCCCCGACTCCGGGAGAACCCCCGCCCGCCCAGGGGCGGAGCCACACACGGCCGAGCGCGGCCCTAGGCCGCTGGAAGCACGCGCCCGCCCGGCGCGGTACATCACACTCCACCCCCCGCGGCGGACCGGAGTCCGCCCACACCGGAGCAGTCATGAGTCTTTTCGCCCGCAAGAACATCGACGAGCTGCAGGCGGACGCCTTTTCCGAAGGCGAGCACAGCCTGAAACGCGAGCTCGGCCCGCTGAACCTGGTGTCGCTGGGCATCGGCGCCATCATCGGAACGGGTATCTTCGTGCTCACGGGCACGGCGGCCGCGCAGCACGCGGGACCCGCGATCGTGCTGGCGTTCGTGTTCGCCGGCATCGCCTGCGTCTTCGCCGGCCTCTGCTATGCCGAGTTCGCGTCCATGATCCCCATCGCGGGCTCCGCGTACACCTACGGCTACGCCACGCTGGGCGAGCTGATCGCGTGGATCATCGGGTGGGACCTGATCCTGGAGTACCTGTTCGGCGCGGCGACGGTGGCGGCGGGGTGGTCGGGGTACGTGAACTCGTTCCTCAAGGACGTGGGCGTCGTCCTTCCGCCCTACCTGACCAACCCGTCCGGTGAGCTGGTGCAGGCCCCGGGCTCCGACACCTGGGTGCGCAAGACCGAGGAGCTCACCCAGTCACTGGCGGCGCAGGGCGTCAGCATCGACACCCTTCCGCAGGCGAACGGCGGCTTCAACATCATCGCGGCGCTCGGCATCTTCGCCGTGACGGTGCTGCTGGTGACGGGCATCAAGGAGTCGGCGCGCTTCAACAACTTCGCGGTGGGCATCAAGCTGGCCGTGGTCGGGGCGTTCATCCTGGCGGGCGGCTACTACGTCCTCACGCACTGGGGACAGTCGATGGACCACTGGACGCCCTTCATCCCGCAGCGTACCGGTCCGGGGGCGTTCGGCTTCAACGGCATCATCGCGGCGGGCGGCGTGATCTTCTTCGCCTACATCGGCTTCGACGCGGTGTCGACCACGGCGCAGGAAGCGCGGAACCCGCAGCGCGACATGCCCATCGGCATCCTGGGCTCGCTGGTCATCTGCACCGTGCTGTACATCCTGGTGTCGGGGATCATGACCGGCATCGTGGAGTACCCGCGCCTGAACGTGGGCGAGCCCATCGCGGTGGCCATCGACGCCACGGGCTACACCTGGCTGGCTCCGTGGATCAAGGTGGGCGCCATCGCCGGTCTTTCGTCGGTGATGCTGGTGATGCTGATGAGCCAGCCGCGCATCTTCTACACGATGTCGCGCGACGGCCTGCTTCCGCCGGTGTTCAGCCGCCTGCACCCGCGCTTCCGCACGCCGCACATCAGCAGCGCGCTGGTGGGCCTGGTCTGCGCGTTCCTGGCGGGGTACTACGACGTGTCGGAGCTGGGACACCTGGTGTCCATCGGCACGCTGCTGGCCTTCAGCATCGTGTGCGCGGGCGTGTGGTACCTGCGCGTGAAGGAGCCGAACCGTCCGCGCCCGTTCAAGACGCCGTTCGTGCCGCTGTTCCCCATCCTGGGCATCCTGTCGTGCGTGTACCTGATGACGGGGCTGCCGCGTGTTGCGTGGGAGCGGCTGTTCCTGTGGCTGGCCATCGGCCTGGCGATCTACTTCCTGTACGGCCGGCGGAACAGCGTGGTGCAGCGCACGCACCACCAGGCGCACATCGACACGCCTCCTCGCCCGACGTACACGGACGAGAAGTAATCGTCGCGCTGGAGCGTGGATGAAAGACCGCCCCTCCCCCGGATTTCGGGGGAGGGGCGGTTCTCGTTTTTGGGGCCCCACCCCCGGCCCCTCCCGCAGAAATTGCGTGCGGAGAGGGAGAACCTTCGGCGAAGGAGGCTGGATCTGGCGCATCCCGCGGGCGCCCCCCATCCCCAGCCCTTCCCCCGCAAACAGCGCGGGGGAAGGGAGCCAGTGTGGTGCGCTACCAAGGCCCTTCGCCGCACCAGAGCCTGTCATCCTGAGGCCCAGGTGCGCCAAACCTGCCCCTAGCACACCCTTCGCGGGCCGAAGGATCTTGCATGTGCCACTTCCCAGCTTGGACGCGACAGCGGCACAGATGCCGGAGTCGCCTCGCTTCACGGGCGCGGCGCGGCGGGGCGCGCGGAGGCTGGCGGAGCTCGGTGCGCTTCGGCTGACCGTGGCTCATGCCCCGGGTGGGCCCCTCCCCCGGCCCCTCCCCGCATGCTGCGCATGCGGAGAGGGGAGAATTCGATTGCGCTTCGGCTGGCTTGGTGCGCTCGATCGTGGTGTGTACCCCCTCTCCCACGCTGTTTGCACGCTGTTTGTGGGAGAGGGTGGCACGCGTGTCAGCGCGGCCGGGTGAGGGCCCGGCGGCAGCGGAGGCCCCGGCTACACTGGCCGCTGCCGCACCCGAGCTTGTACGTGTCCGCCGCTAGATCCTTCGGCCCGCGAGGGTTGGGCCCCGGGCCAGTGCGGTGCGCCTGGGCCTCTGGATGACAGCGTGCGCTTCGGCTGGCTTGGCGAGCGCGACTCTTGGATGTACACCCTCGCCCCCCTTGTGGGAGAGGGTGGCACGCGTGTCAGCGCGGCCGGGTGAGGGCCCCAAGGCAGCCGAGGCCCCGACTTCAGTGAACCCGCGACAACGAAAAGCGTCGGGGAACGTCGTAACCCTACAAATACGTTGTACAATCGAGTAACGGCGACTACATTGATGTTTCCATCCCCCATCCGGAAGCCCGCCCGCGGAGCTGGTCCATGCCGCCCGTTACCGTTCTGATCGTCGACGACGACCCCGATCACCAGACCGTCTGCGGCGTCCTGCTTCAGCACGCCGGCTACCGCGTACTCCAGGCCCGCGACGGCGCGGAGGGCGTGCTGATGGCCCGCGACTCCCGCCCCGACGTGGTGCTGATGGACATGCGCATGCCTCGCATGGACGGAATCGCGGCGCGCCGGGAGCTGGCGCAGTCGCCGGAAACGTCCGGCATCCCCGTGGTCGCCCTCACGGCCGACGTCCTGAAGTGGCCGGAGGCGCGCGTTCTGGAAGAAGGCTTCAGCGCGCTGCTTCCCAAGCCGTGCAACCTGCACCGCATCCTTACCGTCGTGCGCCGGCTGGCGCCCGCCCCTTCGTCGCAGGGGGAACTGGTGGCCGCCGGCTGAGCCGGGTGGAGCAACGACGAGAGCGGGCCCGGAGGATCATCCTCCGGGCCCGCTGCGTTTCTCTGACGATCAAGGAATCTCACGCGGAGGCGCGGAGGTCGCGGAGGGCTTCCTCTGCTTTTCTCCGCGTCCTCCGCGCCTCCGCGTGATCCATTCCCGTCAGGGAGCGCCGCGGATCTCCGCCCCGCCCAGCTGCAGCCCGCGCACGGGCAGGCCTTCGGGGAGCATCCGCTCGATGGTGGACACGCGCACGGGCTCCGCCTTCAGGGCCACGTCCATGAAGCGCAGGGTGTCGCCCACCTGCATGCCGAAGCTGCCCGTGATGTGCGTGCCCGGTGCGCGCACGTCGGCGTTGCGCGCCAGGAACATGGTGCCGCCCGGCCGCGACTCGATGCGCAGCGACAGCCGGCCCGCCGCGTCTTCGGGAAAGCGCTTGTACAGCCAGCGCAAGTCGCCGAAATCCACCGAGTCGGTGCGGAACGCCACGTCGTACATGGGCGCCTCGGCGGGGTTGAACCACCGCGGAAAGCTGTCGCTGCGAACCACGCCCGACGTGGCCAGCAGCGAGTTGCGCAGCCGCACGACGGGAACGTCGAACTCGATGTGCCCCTTCAGCAGCGCGATGGTCCCCTGGCTGTGGTGCAGCTGCACCGGCTGCCGGAAGATCTGCGCTTCCGTGCGCAACGAATCCACGTGAATGCGCGAGCCCGAGCGCGTTCCCGGCGCGAAGCGGACGCGGGAGAGGCGGCCGTTCATCCGCCGGAAGTTCATGGTGCGGATGTACCCGCCGCCCACGCGGTTCACCAGGACCACGGAGGTGTCGGAGAGCGCCGCCGCGATCTCGGCCTGCTGCGCGCGGGCCGATAGCGTGGAGTCCGGCTTCCACACGTTCTGAACGCGCACCACGCCGTCGATCATCCGCAGGGTGTCGAGCAGGGTGACGCGCTCCACGCGCTTCGTGGTGTCTCTTTGGTTGGGAGCGGCCGCGAAGATCGCCTGGTAGTTCCACAGCGAGTCGCCGGGCAGCTTGAACACGTACACCTCGGGCTCGTACAGCGTGGCCCGGGTGATGTGGATGCGCGGCGAGAGCAGTGTCTTGACGTCGTAGTCCAGGTAGGCGCTGTCGGCCAGGACGAAGGCGCGGCCCTGCCGGTCCTTGAGCGACACGCCGTACAGCTTGGCGCCCTCGAACAGGTTTCCGTCGATGCGGTCGACGTGCAGCTGGCCGCCGTTCAGCCCCTTGCCCAGCGCACGCAGGGTGCGCTGCAGCACGAACTCGTGCCCGGTCCGGGTGCGCGCGACGATGTTCAGCACCAGCACGGCGAGCGCTACGCCCAGCAGCACCCCGCCCAGCCCCCAGGTGAAGAGACGGACGGCCCGGTTCCTCTTCATCCCCCCGCCTCCTGTGCGGATGCGGGGGAGGGTGCGGAGGCGCCGGCCACCCGTTCGCGCGCCAGGAAGATCCGCGCAACGTACCATGCAGCGGCGCCGATGCCCGCTGCTACGCCGGCCGCCATCCCCACGGCCTTCATCTCCTCACCCTTCGACAGGCGCCGGCGCTCATACCGCGGCATCGCGCACCTCCTTGCGGTCATCCATCCACAGCGCCTTGGTCACCTCGCCCTCGTCGTCCAGCGGCGGCCGGCCGCGGCGATAGAACAGGTGGCGGCTGGTGGGCAGAAAGTCGCCCGCGTCGTCAAAGTACATGTAGTGCGTGATGCGGATGTGCTTGTCATCCAGCTTCAGCACGTTCAGCGAGTTCTTTTCCCGCTCGCGCGCGCGCCCGCGCCGCGAGGTGGTGGTGCCGCTCTGCGCGATGACGATGCCGTGCTCGCGGTCTGCCCCGGCGTACACGTCGAGCGAGTTGCCGATGTACGCGCGGTGCAGGTGGCCGCCCAGGATCAGGTCCACGCGCATGGCCGTGAACGCGTCCAGCGCGCGCCTGGCCTGGGGCATGGCA is a genomic window containing:
- a CDS encoding bifunctional oligoribonuclease/PAP phosphatase NrnA — translated: MSELLAVPESRAFPLRRLLQPLLGARSVALHTHVHADGDGAGSQAALAAWLEGRGIRCTIVNPTPFPDSLRFVLHRQDVVADLGTPEAEAALDEADLFLVLDTSEPERIGKLAQRIPRDRTLVVDHHPAGSEVVGDVAVQDPTAAATGEMVYDIITLSGDAVPQASALGAYVALVSDTGSFRFGNTTPRVLAVAGELMTLGIDPEVVYRRLFATAPRRRLELLREALATLESDDRVGWMVVPHEVTRRLGVSGEDFDGLIEHVRSMEGTEVALLFRETAPGETKISFRSNGAADVNRIAREFGGGGHVKAAGANVPEPAATLVPRVIEAVRRALRG
- a CDS encoding amino acid permease; translation: MSLFARKNIDELQADAFSEGEHSLKRELGPLNLVSLGIGAIIGTGIFVLTGTAAAQHAGPAIVLAFVFAGIACVFAGLCYAEFASMIPIAGSAYTYGYATLGELIAWIIGWDLILEYLFGAATVAAGWSGYVNSFLKDVGVVLPPYLTNPSGELVQAPGSDTWVRKTEELTQSLAAQGVSIDTLPQANGGFNIIAALGIFAVTVLLVTGIKESARFNNFAVGIKLAVVGAFILAGGYYVLTHWGQSMDHWTPFIPQRTGPGAFGFNGIIAAGGVIFFAYIGFDAVSTTAQEARNPQRDMPIGILGSLVICTVLYILVSGIMTGIVEYPRLNVGEPIAVAIDATGYTWLAPWIKVGAIAGLSSVMLVMLMSQPRIFYTMSRDGLLPPVFSRLHPRFRTPHISSALVGLVCAFLAGYYDVSELGHLVSIGTLLAFSIVCAGVWYLRVKEPNRPRPFKTPFVPLFPILGILSCVYLMTGLPRVAWERLFLWLAIGLAIYFLYGRRNSVVQRTHHQAHIDTPPRPTYTDEK
- a CDS encoding response regulator, with product MPPVTVLIVDDDPDHQTVCGVLLQHAGYRVLQARDGAEGVLMARDSRPDVVLMDMRMPRMDGIAARRELAQSPETSGIPVVALTADVLKWPEARVLEEGFSALLPKPCNLHRILTVVRRLAPAPSSQGELVAAG